Genomic window (Frankiaceae bacterium):
GTCGCGGAGGGCGTCGAGGAGGACGCGCACCTCGAGGCGCTGCGCCTGCTCGACGTGGACCTCGCGCAGGGGTACCTGTTCTCGCGGCCGGTGCCGGCGTCGCACGTGGCGTCGTTGATGCACCCGGCCGGTGTCGTGGACGTGCCCGAGCAGCGCGGCGCCGTACGCCGCATCGCCCCCGCCCGCAGGCCGCTGTCCGCCGGCTCCGCGAACGACGCCCGCTACCGCCTGCTCCTCGACCTCGCCCGCGACGTCACCGGGGGCCAGGACCTGCCGACCGTGCTGGACCGTACGTTCGCCGCGTTGCGGCAGCTCGTCGACTTCACCGGCGGGTCCGTCCAGCTCATCGACGACACCGACCACCTGCGGCTCGCGGCCACCGACCCGCCGGCGACGGCGGAGGCCATGGCGATGCGGGTGCCGTTGGGGCAGGGCGTCGGCGGCGCGATCGCGCTCACCGGCGAGCCGCGGTACCTGCCGGACATCACGGTCGACGCGGCGGTCACCGACGAGCGCAGGAAGAAGAGCGTGTCCCACGGCGTGCGCTCGTGGTTCGGTGTGCCCCTCATCACGGACGGGCGGGTCATCGGGCTGCTGCAGGTGGACTCGGTCGAGCCGGACGCGTGGGACGAGGCCGACCGGTTCGTGGTGCTGGCGTTCACGCCGATCGTGGCGGCCGCCGTGCAGAGCGCGACGACGCGGCGGCCTCTCCTGCGGCTCGCCGAGGGGTGAGCCCCCGCGGCCACGGACTACCCGGGCGGGCGCGGCCTAGTCAGTGGGGACCACGGCAAAAAGGCCTTTCGGCGCGATGGTCGCGCGGAAGGACCCGGCGAATACTCCTCGCTACGGGGTGGCTACGGAGGGTTCCCAGACCATGACGCGGCGAAGCTCAGTGCTCATCGGCGTGCTCAGCGCAACGATCGCCCTGCTGCCCGGGGTCACGGCGCCGGCGGCTGCCCAGCGGGCGCCGGCGCCGGTGACCGCGGTGGTGGACCCGGCGCTGGCCGGCACCACCGGCGACGTCTCCGTCGTCGTCGTCCGCAGGCCGGGGACGGGCGACCTCGCCGACCGTACGGTCCGCGCCCTCGGCGGCGCGGTCACGAAGGACCTGCCGATCATCCGGGGCTTCGCCGCCCGGCTCGGCGCGGCCGACGTCGCGGCGCTCGCAGGGAGCGGCGGCGCGGCCACGGTCTCGCTCGACCGCGCGATGACCGTGCAGTCGAGCGCGACGGCCGGCACCGGCCCGAACTCCGTCTACGCGAAGGCGCTCGGCGCCGAGAGCCTCCACCGGACCGGCGTCAGGGGCGGCGGCGTCACCGTCGCGCTGCTCGACACCGGCATCGCCGACCTGCCCGACCTGGCCGGCCGGGTGCTGCCCGTGCGCACCGACCCCCTCGGCACGCAGACCGCGCCGTGCGTCAACCTCTCCGGCGAGAGCGGGTGCGACGACTCGTACGGCCACGGCACGTTCCTCGCCGGCCTCATCGCCGGCAACGGCGCGGCGTCCGGCGGCGAGCACGTGGGCGTCGCGCCGCAGGCGAACCTCGTCTCCATCAAGGTCGCCGGCCGCACCGGCGCCGCCGACGTCAGCACCGTCATCGCCGGCATCCAGTGGGCGGTGTCGTTCAAGAACGAGTACGGCATCCGCGTCCTCAACCTCTCCCTCGGCACCGACTCGACGCAGAGCTACCGCGTCGATCCGTTGAACTACGCCGTCGAGCGGGCCTGGGCCGCGGGCATCGTCGTCGTCGTCTCCGCGAGCAACCGCGGCCCGGCCGCGGGCACGATCTCCAAGCCCGGCGACGACCCGTTCGTCCTCACCGTGGGCGCCGTCGACGACCGCGGCACGGCGGGCATCGGCGACGACCGGCTGCCGCTGTTCTCCTCGCGCGGCCCGACGGCGGCCGACGGCCTGGCCAAGCCCGACGTCGTCGCGCCCGGCGCGCGCCTCGTCTCGCTCTCCGCGCCGGGGTCGGCGATCGCGACGGAGTTCCCCAGCCCGATGGCGGCGCCGTACCGGCGCGGCAGCGGCACCTCCATGGCGACCGCCGTCACGTCCGGCGCCGTGGCGCTGATGCTCTCGGCGCAGCCCGCGCTGACGCCGGACCGGGTCAAGTACGCGTTCGCCGCCACGGCCCGCCCCGTCGCGTCCACCGACCGGATGGCGGTCGGCTCGGGCATGGTCGACGTCGTCCGCGCGTTCTCCGCGCCGCCGGGCGTCGCCAACGCCGGCGTCCAGCGTTCCAGCGGGCTCGGCAGCCTCGACGCCAGCCGCGGCACGTCGTACGTCCAGCTCGACGACCCGATGTCCACGGTCGTCACCGGCGAGATGACCGCCCAGCTGCTGCTCTGGGACCCGCTCGGCTACACGACCGGCGAGTGGACCGGCGCGAACTGGTACGGCGCGAACTGGTACGGCGCGAACTGGTACGGCGCGAACTGGTACGGCGCCAACTGGTACGGCGCGAACTGGTACGGCGCGAACTGGTACGGCTCCGAGTACTACGGCGAGGTCGACGGTGCCAACTGGTACGGCGCCAACTGGTACGGCGCCAACTGGTACGGGGCGTGGGAGTGAGGCGTCGGGCCGACAGGAGGATCGCGGCACTGACCGCGCTGCTCGCGGGCGTCGCCGTCGTCGCGAGCCTCGCCGCGCTGGTGGTGAGCGGACCGGTGCCCGGCAGGGACTGGCCCGAGGCGCTGCTGCTGCTCGGCGTGC
Coding sequences:
- a CDS encoding S8 family serine peptidase; protein product: MTRRSSVLIGVLSATIALLPGVTAPAAAQRAPAPVTAVVDPALAGTTGDVSVVVVRRPGTGDLADRTVRALGGAVTKDLPIIRGFAARLGAADVAALAGSGGAATVSLDRAMTVQSSATAGTGPNSVYAKALGAESLHRTGVRGGGVTVALLDTGIADLPDLAGRVLPVRTDPLGTQTAPCVNLSGESGCDDSYGHGTFLAGLIAGNGAASGGEHVGVAPQANLVSIKVAGRTGAADVSTVIAGIQWAVSFKNEYGIRVLNLSLGTDSTQSYRVDPLNYAVERAWAAGIVVVVSASNRGPAAGTISKPGDDPFVLTVGAVDDRGTAGIGDDRLPLFSSRGPTAADGLAKPDVVAPGARLVSLSAPGSAIATEFPSPMAAPYRRGSGTSMATAVTSGAVALMLSAQPALTPDRVKYAFAATARPVASTDRMAVGSGMVDVVRAFSAPPGVANAGVQRSSGLGSLDASRGTSYVQLDDPMSTVVTGEMTAQLLLWDPLGYTTGEWTGANWYGANWYGANWYGANWYGANWYGANWYGANWYGSEYYGEVDGANWYGANWYGANWYGAWE